A section of the Clostridia bacterium genome encodes:
- a CDS encoding MmgE/PrpD family protein, translating to MTPLPDGEKIIEALAQNVLATSLDDLDEDTVEWAKTRILDVIGCVVVGARAGGNAELVSILKKWGGAPEASVLVYGYKLPAPSAALANCVMARSFDYGPVEPRAGSQGLPGHLSETTIPTALAVGELVEANGGEILAALIAGEDVACRVLAAGGFDFGDGWDSVGTVNAIGATAIAGRLLGLSPEQLRNAFGIVLNQLSGSFQDYWEAGMTFKLLQGLSARNGILSAELARAGWTGPKDPLLGRYGYYRLFVNRRVDAEVLTRDLGRAYYTDSVIKPYPSCRITHGAIDCALAIARQHPIVAGEVEAVRVYVAPQVLEHFAARPFVPKSFLHARAAFSFQYTVASALARGRLKPADFTEEAIRDPQVAWLAGRVKLAGSPGVEGLGAEVEVRLKDGRVFREAVAVPRGDRWASPLSAEEIRNKFLENLSFKGLDIEIGYQILQLCQNFEHLKNPAVLCELLSSRPPLRGS from the coding sequence ATGACACCGTTGCCTGATGGTGAGAAGATCATCGAGGCATTAGCGCAAAATGTTCTCGCCACCTCGCTTGACGACTTGGATGAGGATACCGTGGAATGGGCCAAGACGCGTATACTGGACGTCATTGGGTGCGTGGTGGTGGGGGCGAGAGCCGGGGGCAACGCGGAGTTGGTTAGTATTCTGAAGAAGTGGGGAGGTGCACCGGAAGCCAGCGTCCTGGTTTACGGGTATAAGCTGCCGGCGCCCTCTGCCGCCCTGGCTAACTGTGTTATGGCTCGCTCCTTTGATTACGGACCGGTAGAACCTCGGGCCGGAAGCCAGGGGTTACCCGGGCATTTAAGCGAAACCACCATCCCTACGGCCCTGGCGGTGGGTGAACTGGTGGAGGCCAACGGGGGCGAAATACTGGCTGCTCTTATTGCCGGCGAGGACGTGGCCTGCCGGGTTCTGGCTGCGGGGGGCTTTGATTTCGGTGATGGGTGGGACAGCGTGGGCACGGTCAATGCGATCGGCGCTACCGCCATCGCCGGGCGCCTCCTCGGCCTAAGCCCGGAGCAGTTGAGAAATGCCTTCGGGATAGTGCTTAACCAGCTGAGTGGTTCGTTTCAAGATTACTGGGAGGCCGGCATGACCTTTAAGTTACTCCAAGGTTTATCGGCGCGTAACGGAATCCTGTCTGCCGAGTTGGCCCGGGCCGGCTGGACAGGACCAAAGGATCCGCTCCTGGGCAGGTATGGATACTACCGGTTGTTCGTCAATCGCCGGGTGGATGCGGAGGTGCTCACCCGGGACCTGGGCCGGGCGTATTATACCGATTCCGTGATCAAGCCCTATCCGTCCTGCCGGATCACCCACGGGGCGATCGATTGCGCGCTGGCCATCGCGCGCCAACACCCTATCGTTGCCGGTGAGGTGGAGGCTGTGCGTGTGTACGTTGCGCCTCAGGTTCTTGAGCACTTTGCCGCACGGCCCTTCGTCCCCAAATCTTTTCTTCACGCCCGAGCGGCCTTTAGCTTCCAATATACCGTGGCCAGCGCCTTAGCCAGGGGGCGGTTGAAACCCGCGGACTTTACGGAGGAAGCAATTCGGGACCCCCAGGTGGCGTGGCTCGCGGGGCGAGTCAAATTAGCAGGGTCCCCCGGGGTGGAAGGCCTGGGGGCAGAGGTCGAAGTCCGGCTGAAAGACGGTCGGGTCTTTCGGGAGGCGGTGGCAGTGCCACGAGGCGACAGGTGGGCTAGTCCGCTCTCGGCAGAGGAAATCAGAAATAAGTTTCTAGAAAATTTAAGTTTTAAAGGTCTCGATATTGAAATAGGGTACCAAATATTACAATTATGCCAAAATTTTGAGCACCTAAAAAACCCTGCCGTATTATGTGAACTGCTGTCGTCGCGCCCTCCACTACGAGGGTCCTGA